The Phormidium sp. PBR-2020 DNA segment TCTTATCCCAAGGTGATCAATGCGTCTGTGACCTAGCAGCGGTGGTCAACATGAGCGAGTCGGCGGTTTCCCATCAACTTCGCACGCTCCGCGCCCATCGGATTGTGGGCTACCGGCGGCAGGGCCGCAATGTGTTTTACTATCTGCAAGATGACCATGTGGCAACCCTCTATCATGAGATTGCCGAACATCTCGATGAACCTGAAGAATCGTGAGGGAGAGCTGCGTCCCCCCCACCCCTGTTGAGACGATTTAGGCCTCTTCGCCCCCTTCAATTTTCAGGA contains these protein-coding regions:
- a CDS encoding helix-turn-helix domain-containing protein, which encodes MDEPQLTPESQTPHCSVRHPVNLSEVRSRRSQLLDVDKAQRMAAFFSCLGDPNRLRILSVLSQGDQCVCDLAAVVNMSESAVSHQLRTLRAHRIVGYRRQGRNVFYYLQDDHVATLYHEIAEHLDEPEES